The Periplaneta americana isolate PAMFEO1 chromosome 9, P.americana_PAMFEO1_priV1, whole genome shotgun sequence genome contains a region encoding:
- the stv gene encoding BAG domain-containing protein Samui isoform X3, whose product MMSRGRQDIRSHLDDLAQRHPEFADHLRCPPWGGEMGDARTWGRKRRGSGSGEDDVRSQASGASSSSNEQSQPDGAENQENQEEPGPLRGRPRPGNLPQYGLRNTVDLGQQQHESEQEKQGRGQRSMSAPPDNRTQQPQQPRYVSRVEINPVNPADPTSGGGPVTVTSESHAKPPVAPKQPQQQAQQQSTPTKQAGNVRHIPIFVEGRDEPILPKNVGTEKVEQVFPTREQVFTSQHSPHSFGRPPPFGSHHFYQQPPQPSPAPQAPRGFQQPQSPKVQRQAKPQQPQQQQPPPPQQQQQQPPPPQQQPQPQQQHHQPPPANDPISRVRAVQKDVEELKAKVEQYSGNSRKEKEYIYLDEMLTRNLLKLDDIDTEGKDNVRQARKDVIRSIQKCISVLEEKVPIPDENKEPSTEEVPMETGAEESQTTVTAESEKIEETAPSTENEMEVVQSESATKDAVEERNVNEPVAADAATVVEGQTNENVQSDAVKSKEELKMDVTQSNESKEAVPEESGEVKEQIPMEVEEQKTMPETTQSENPQPENSQKEISQPDASQTETTQPEKSKTESTQPVTKPVKKKVVKKGAKKDSASAEKSDKSACGDSNKVPEPTPVSENKDSSTTSAETSTPQPEAEKSS is encoded by the coding sequence ATGATGTCTCGAGGACGTCAGGATATAAGATCGCATCTGGACGACTTGGCACAGAGGCATCCAGAATTTGCCGATCACTTACGATGCCCACCATGGGGAGGTGAGATGGGAGATGCGCGAACATGGGGTCGCAAGCGTCGTGGATCAGGGTCTGGAGAGGATGATGTTCGAAGCCAGGCCAGCGGTGCTAGCAGTTCCAGCAATGAACAGTCTCAGCCAGATGGTGCTGAGAATCAGGAAAACCAAGAAGAACCTGGCCCCCTTCGTGGACGACCTCGCCCTGGTAACCTTCCTCAATATGGCCTGAGGAACACGGTGGATCTCGGACAGCAGCAACACGAGTCGGAGCAAGAGAAACAAGGCAGGGGTCAGAGGTCAATGTCTGCCCCACCGGACAACCGCACCCAGCAGCCACAGCAACCACGCTATGTGTCTCGCGTGGAGATCAATCCTGTTAACCCTGCAGATCCAACATCTGGTGGCGGTCCTGTGACTGTTACTTCAGAAAGCCATGCCAAACCACCTGTGGCACCAAAACAGCCACAGCAACAGGCTCAACAGCAGTCAACACCAACAAAACAGGCTGGGAATGTGAGGCACATTCCAATCTTCGTGGAGGGAAGGGATgaacctatccttcccaagaatgTTGGCACAGAGAAGGTCGAACAGGTGTTTCCAACACGGGAACAAGTTTTCACTTCACAGCATTCACCACACAGCTTTGGTCGGCCACCTCCATTTGGGTCTCATCACTTCTACCAGCAGCCTCCACAACCATCTCCAGCACCACAAGCTCCAAGAGGATTTCAGCAGCCACAGTCTCCTAAAGTACAGAGACAAGCAAAACCACAACAACCACAGCAGCAGcagccaccaccaccacagcaacagcagcagcagccaccaccaccacagcAGCAGCCACAACCACAGCAGCAACATCATCAACCTCCTCCAGCAAATGATCCAATTTCGAGAGTTCGGGCTGTACAGAAAGATGTGGAAGAGCTGAAGGCGAAAGTTGAGCAGTATTCTGGAAATTCAAGGAAGGAGAAGGAATACATTTATCTCGATGAAATGCTTACACGAAATCTTCTCAAACTAGATGACATTGATACAGAAGGCAAAGATAATGTGCGTCAAGCACGGAAAGATGTCATTAGATCAATTCAGAAGTGTATTAGTGTGCTTGAAGAAAAAGTTCCTATTCCAGATGAAAATAAAGAACCCTCAACTGAGGAAGTACCTATGGAAACAGGAGCTGAAGAAAGTCAAACAACTGTGACTGCAGAAAGTGAAAAAATCGAAGAAACTGCTCCTTCTACAGAAAACGAGATGGAAGTGGTTCAGAGTGAAAGTGCAACAAAAGATGCAGTGGAAGAAAGGAATGTTAATGAACCGGTAGCAGCAGATGCTGCTACTGTTGTCGAAGGACAGACAAATGAAAATGTACAGAGTGATGCTGTTAAATcaaaagaagaactgaaaatgGATGTGACACAGAGCAACGAGAGCAAAGAAGCGGTACCTGAAGAAAGTGGTGAAGTGAAGGAACAGATTCCGATGGAAGTAGAGGAACAGAAAACGATGCCAGAAACAACCCAATCCGAAAATCCTCAGCCTGAAAATTCGCAAAAAGAAATTTCCCAACCTGATGCATCCCAAACTGAAACAACCCAACCTGAAAAATCCAAAACCGAATCAACTCAACCAGTTACAAAGCCAGTAAAAAAGAAAGTTGTGAAGAAAGGTGCGAAAAAAGACTCTGCCTCAGCAGAAAAATCAGATAAATCTGCATGTGGAGATAGTAATAAAGTTCCTGAACCCACCCCCGTTTCAGAAAATAAAGATTCCAGTACAACGTCTGCAGAAACGTCAACACCTCAACCAGAAGCAGAGAAGTCTAGCTAA
- the stv gene encoding BAG domain-containing protein Samui isoform X1 has translation MSFSFRDKPRLSDRIRGKSGDEILNEFREHFDQDRKMFFDTNPSWGSTPMTGPFSRAGFPFEDDMMSRGRQDIRSHLDDLAQRHPEFADHLRCPPWGGEMGDARTWGRKRRGSGSGEDDVRSQASGASSSSNEQSQPDGAENQENQEEPGPLRGRPRPGNLPQYGLRNTVDLGQQQHESEQEKQGRGQRSMSAPPDNRTQQPQQPRYVSRVEINPVNPADPTSGGGPVTVTSESHAKPPVAPKQPQQQAQQQSTPTKQAGNVRHIPIFVEGRDEPILPKNVGTEKVEQVFPTREQVFTSQHSPHSFGRPPPFGSHHFYQQPPQPSPAPQAPRGFQQPQSPKVQRQAKPQQPQQQQPPPPQQQQQQPPPPQQQPQPQQQHHQPPPANDPISRVRAVQKDVEELKAKVEQYSGNSRKEKEYIYLDEMLTRNLLKLDDIDTEGKDNVRQARKDVIRSIQKCISVLEEKVPIPDENKEPSTEEVPMETGAEESQTTVTAESEKIEETAPSTENEMEVVQSESATKDAVEERNVNEPVAADAATVVEGQTNENVQSDAVKSKEELKMDVTQSNESKEAVPEESGEVKEQIPMEVEEQKTMPETTQSENPQPENSQKEISQPDASQTETTQPEKSKTESTQPVTKPVKKKVVKKGAKKDSASAEKSDKSACGDSNKVPEPTPVSENKDSSTTSAETSTPQPEAEKSS, from the exons ATGTCATTTTCGTTCCGTGATAAACCGAGGTTAAGTGATAGAATACGTGGTAAGTCGGGCGATGAAATTTTGAACGAGTTTAGAGAACATTTCGACCAAGATAGAAAAATGTTCTTTGATACAAATCCGAGTTGGGGATCAACACCGATGACTGGCCCATTTTCTAGG gCTGGATTTCCATTTGAAGACGATATGATGTCTCGAGGACGTCAGGATATAAGATCGCATCTGGACGACTTGGCACAGAGGCATCCAGAATTTGCCGATCACTTACGATGCCCACCATGGGGAGGTGAGATGGGAGATGCGCGAACATGGGGTCGCAAGCGTCGTGGATCAGGGTCTGGAGAGGATGATGTTCGAAGCCAGGCCAGCGGTGCTAGCAGTTCCAGCAATGAACAGTCTCAGCCAGATGGTGCTGAGAATCAGGAAAACCAAGAAGAACCTGGCCCCCTTCGTGGACGACCTCGCCCTGGTAACCTTCCTCAATATGGCCTGAGGAACACGGTGGATCTCGGACAGCAGCAACACGAGTCGGAGCAAGAGAAACAAGGCAGGGGTCAGAGGTCAATGTCTGCCCCACCGGACAACCGCACCCAGCAGCCACAGCAACCACGCTATGTGTCTCGCGTGGAGATCAATCCTGTTAACCCTGCAGATCCAACATCTGGTGGCGGTCCTGTGACTGTTACTTCAGAAAGCCATGCCAAACCACCTGTGGCACCAAAACAGCCACAGCAACAGGCTCAACAGCAGTCAACACCAACAAAACAGGCTGGGAATGTGAGGCACATTCCAATCTTCGTGGAGGGAAGGGATgaacctatccttcccaagaatgTTGGCACAGAGAAGGTCGAACAGGTGTTTCCAACACGGGAACAAGTTTTCACTTCACAGCATTCACCACACAGCTTTGGTCGGCCACCTCCATTTGGGTCTCATCACTTCTACCAGCAGCCTCCACAACCATCTCCAGCACCACAAGCTCCAAGAGGATTTCAGCAGCCACAGTCTCCTAAAGTACAGAGACAAGCAAAACCACAACAACCACAGCAGCAGcagccaccaccaccacagcaacagcagcagcagccaccaccaccacagcAGCAGCCACAACCACAGCAGCAACATCATCAACCTCCTCCAGCAAATGATCCAATTTCGAGAGTTCGGGCTGTACAGAAAGATGTGGAAGAGCTGAAGGCGAAAGTTGAGCAGTATTCTGGAAATTCAAGGAAGGAGAAGGAATACATTTATCTCGATGAAATGCTTACACGAAATCTTCTCAAACTAGATGACATTGATACAGAAGGCAAAGATAATGTGCGTCAAGCACGGAAAGATGTCATTAGATCAATTCAGAAGTGTATTAGTGTGCTTGAAGAAAAAGTTCCTATTCCAGATGAAAATAAAGAACCCTCAACTGAGGAAGTACCTATGGAAACAGGAGCTGAAGAAAGTCAAACAACTGTGACTGCAGAAAGTGAAAAAATCGAAGAAACTGCTCCTTCTACAGAAAACGAGATGGAAGTGGTTCAGAGTGAAAGTGCAACAAAAGATGCAGTGGAAGAAAGGAATGTTAATGAACCGGTAGCAGCAGATGCTGCTACTGTTGTCGAAGGACAGACAAATGAAAATGTACAGAGTGATGCTGTTAAATcaaaagaagaactgaaaatgGATGTGACACAGAGCAACGAGAGCAAAGAAGCGGTACCTGAAGAAAGTGGTGAAGTGAAGGAACAGATTCCGATGGAAGTAGAGGAACAGAAAACGATGCCAGAAACAACCCAATCCGAAAATCCTCAGCCTGAAAATTCGCAAAAAGAAATTTCCCAACCTGATGCATCCCAAACTGAAACAACCCAACCTGAAAAATCCAAAACCGAATCAACTCAACCAGTTACAAAGCCAGTAAAAAAGAAAGTTGTGAAGAAAGGTGCGAAAAAAGACTCTGCCTCAGCAGAAAAATCAGATAAATCTGCATGTGGAGATAGTAATAAAGTTCCTGAACCCACCCCCGTTTCAGAAAATAAAGATTCCAGTACAACGTCTGCAGAAACGTCAACACCTCAACCAGAAGCAGAGAAGTCTAGCTAA
- the stv gene encoding BAG domain-containing protein Samui isoform X2: protein MEPPVMMDTVPDYFQFAAQDSGFPAGFPFEDDMMSRGRQDIRSHLDDLAQRHPEFADHLRCPPWGGEMGDARTWGRKRRGSGSGEDDVRSQASGASSSSNEQSQPDGAENQENQEEPGPLRGRPRPGNLPQYGLRNTVDLGQQQHESEQEKQGRGQRSMSAPPDNRTQQPQQPRYVSRVEINPVNPADPTSGGGPVTVTSESHAKPPVAPKQPQQQAQQQSTPTKQAGNVRHIPIFVEGRDEPILPKNVGTEKVEQVFPTREQVFTSQHSPHSFGRPPPFGSHHFYQQPPQPSPAPQAPRGFQQPQSPKVQRQAKPQQPQQQQPPPPQQQQQQPPPPQQQPQPQQQHHQPPPANDPISRVRAVQKDVEELKAKVEQYSGNSRKEKEYIYLDEMLTRNLLKLDDIDTEGKDNVRQARKDVIRSIQKCISVLEEKVPIPDENKEPSTEEVPMETGAEESQTTVTAESEKIEETAPSTENEMEVVQSESATKDAVEERNVNEPVAADAATVVEGQTNENVQSDAVKSKEELKMDVTQSNESKEAVPEESGEVKEQIPMEVEEQKTMPETTQSENPQPENSQKEISQPDASQTETTQPEKSKTESTQPVTKPVKKKVVKKGAKKDSASAEKSDKSACGDSNKVPEPTPVSENKDSSTTSAETSTPQPEAEKSS from the exons ATGGAACCACCAGTGATGATGGATACTGTGCCGGATTATTTTCAGTTCGCTGCTCAGGATAGTGGTTTTCCG gCTGGATTTCCATTTGAAGACGATATGATGTCTCGAGGACGTCAGGATATAAGATCGCATCTGGACGACTTGGCACAGAGGCATCCAGAATTTGCCGATCACTTACGATGCCCACCATGGGGAGGTGAGATGGGAGATGCGCGAACATGGGGTCGCAAGCGTCGTGGATCAGGGTCTGGAGAGGATGATGTTCGAAGCCAGGCCAGCGGTGCTAGCAGTTCCAGCAATGAACAGTCTCAGCCAGATGGTGCTGAGAATCAGGAAAACCAAGAAGAACCTGGCCCCCTTCGTGGACGACCTCGCCCTGGTAACCTTCCTCAATATGGCCTGAGGAACACGGTGGATCTCGGACAGCAGCAACACGAGTCGGAGCAAGAGAAACAAGGCAGGGGTCAGAGGTCAATGTCTGCCCCACCGGACAACCGCACCCAGCAGCCACAGCAACCACGCTATGTGTCTCGCGTGGAGATCAATCCTGTTAACCCTGCAGATCCAACATCTGGTGGCGGTCCTGTGACTGTTACTTCAGAAAGCCATGCCAAACCACCTGTGGCACCAAAACAGCCACAGCAACAGGCTCAACAGCAGTCAACACCAACAAAACAGGCTGGGAATGTGAGGCACATTCCAATCTTCGTGGAGGGAAGGGATgaacctatccttcccaagaatgTTGGCACAGAGAAGGTCGAACAGGTGTTTCCAACACGGGAACAAGTTTTCACTTCACAGCATTCACCACACAGCTTTGGTCGGCCACCTCCATTTGGGTCTCATCACTTCTACCAGCAGCCTCCACAACCATCTCCAGCACCACAAGCTCCAAGAGGATTTCAGCAGCCACAGTCTCCTAAAGTACAGAGACAAGCAAAACCACAACAACCACAGCAGCAGcagccaccaccaccacagcaacagcagcagcagccaccaccaccacagcAGCAGCCACAACCACAGCAGCAACATCATCAACCTCCTCCAGCAAATGATCCAATTTCGAGAGTTCGGGCTGTACAGAAAGATGTGGAAGAGCTGAAGGCGAAAGTTGAGCAGTATTCTGGAAATTCAAGGAAGGAGAAGGAATACATTTATCTCGATGAAATGCTTACACGAAATCTTCTCAAACTAGATGACATTGATACAGAAGGCAAAGATAATGTGCGTCAAGCACGGAAAGATGTCATTAGATCAATTCAGAAGTGTATTAGTGTGCTTGAAGAAAAAGTTCCTATTCCAGATGAAAATAAAGAACCCTCAACTGAGGAAGTACCTATGGAAACAGGAGCTGAAGAAAGTCAAACAACTGTGACTGCAGAAAGTGAAAAAATCGAAGAAACTGCTCCTTCTACAGAAAACGAGATGGAAGTGGTTCAGAGTGAAAGTGCAACAAAAGATGCAGTGGAAGAAAGGAATGTTAATGAACCGGTAGCAGCAGATGCTGCTACTGTTGTCGAAGGACAGACAAATGAAAATGTACAGAGTGATGCTGTTAAATcaaaagaagaactgaaaatgGATGTGACACAGAGCAACGAGAGCAAAGAAGCGGTACCTGAAGAAAGTGGTGAAGTGAAGGAACAGATTCCGATGGAAGTAGAGGAACAGAAAACGATGCCAGAAACAACCCAATCCGAAAATCCTCAGCCTGAAAATTCGCAAAAAGAAATTTCCCAACCTGATGCATCCCAAACTGAAACAACCCAACCTGAAAAATCCAAAACCGAATCAACTCAACCAGTTACAAAGCCAGTAAAAAAGAAAGTTGTGAAGAAAGGTGCGAAAAAAGACTCTGCCTCAGCAGAAAAATCAGATAAATCTGCATGTGGAGATAGTAATAAAGTTCCTGAACCCACCCCCGTTTCAGAAAATAAAGATTCCAGTACAACGTCTGCAGAAACGTCAACACCTCAACCAGAAGCAGAGAAGTCTAGCTAA
- the LOC138706579 gene encoding uncharacterized protein has translation MAPSTVDVTHKLVCCVCDENLETVSTLHYHQMCYHTTEELSLALITLKGLQLIVDDLQDSIGNEDVVLRTGLAKYPHFLLNQSNSHADSDSESTDTAESSKLQGAITTLSGENVAVPVIKFSQRIDESHKNTAEENCISVKSDENFSEEILNDINVTPLKTGRIQKTKLTMTKREREVCRPITLNIGPVETKCNQNFRRKLFSVPNTECSNQKVEKLISDNTICCYVNNSETSADIDTNSLPLLIDDVRSCVGEIKDESSEEYSAFMKSETSGPMVESQNTFDMDCTNESDNLLTNSDNETSCKKYISVHKLNSCSPQSSADSVLSPGNSPEPKSYIKAIISRLPDIITPIADNNPGTESQGRRTSRKKQRTPRRFVNDNYVLPSPVSQHHRNSVLYDYRNEERNNNSSKESVQFEDFFVPTVKFESGIDAECVTDPLSISEKQIQTASPKPSDDDSGIQVETKGKKPKRNILDQCINKQTQTGLLSVTTKRLASYRKPSTKKHQKESDLNNKVNVTPKRKISSAVSTTPKTNSLPSLNIPTSSNSDKVRVEVQGKVKNCNKSLMKIYPRGMTDRRFFCEPCGKGYKKKSHLERHVRVHTGERPFQCPHCDKSFAVRSILKQHVRTHTGEKPYACTICHQRFPQKSGLMTHTMLHTGKPFKCDRCDKAFVSNHKLLQHLKSHDGPRKYTCSTCGTEFFTEGAMLQHEKSHNRMAPHLCMICGEQFQQETLLKFHLDEHLQKFNSIDAPV, from the coding sequence ATGGCACCATCCACTGTTGATGTAACACACAAATTGGTCTGTTGTGTGTGTGATGAAAATTTAGAAACAGTCAGTACTCTTCATTATCATCAGATGTGCTACCATACAACAGAAGAGCTTTCACTGGCCCTTATAACTTTGAAAGGACTTCAGTTAATAGTGGACGATTTACAGGATTCAATTGGTAATGAAGATGTAGTGCTTCGTACAGGACTGGCGAAATATCCACATTTCCTTCTGAATCAAAGCAATAGTCATGCAGACAGTGATTCAGAATCCACAGACACAGCTGAATCATCAAAGTTACAAGGTGCAATAACAACATTGAGCGGTGAGAACGTTGCAGTGCCTgtgataaaattttctcaaagAATAGATGAGAGTCATAAAAACACTGCTGAAGAAAACTGTATTAGTGTAAAAAGTGACGAAAATTtttcagaagaaatactgaatgaTATTAATGTAACTCCTTTGAAAACTGGAAGaatacaaaaaacaaaattaaccatgacgaagagagagagggaggtttgtaggcctattacactAAATATAGGACCAGTTGAAACTAAATGTAATCAGAACTTCAGGAGGAAGTTATTTTCTGTCCCAAATACAGAATGTTCGAAtcaaaaagttgaaaaattgatATCTGATAACACCATCTGTTGTTATGTAAATAACTCGGAAACAAGCGCTGATATTGACACAAATTCGTTGCCTCTGTTGATTGATGATGTGAGGAGTTGTGTTGGTGAAATAAAAGATGAATCTAGTGAGGAATATTCTGCTTTTATGAAAAGTGAAACAAGTGGACCAATGGTAGAATCTCAAAATACTTTCGATATGGACTGTACAAATGAAAGTGACAATTTGTTAACAAATTCTGACAATGAAACTAGTtgtaagaaatatatttctgttcaCAAATTGAATTCCTGCTCACCTCAATCTTCTGCCGATAGTGTTCTTTCTCCAGGTAATTCCCCTGAACCTAAAAGTTACATCAAAGCAATAATTTCAAGATTACCAGACATAATAACTCCGATTGCCGACAATAATCCTGGAACAGAATCTCAAGGAAGGAGAACCAGTAGGAAAAAGCAGAGAACACCACGACGGTTTGTAAATGATAATTATGTCCTTCCATCCCCTGTTTCACAGCATCATCGTAATAGCGTTCTTTATGATTATAGAAACGAAGAGCGAAATAATAATTCTAGCAAAGAGAGTGTGCAGTTCGAAGATTTTTTTGTTCCTACAGTAAAGTTTGAGAGTGGTATAGATGCGGAATGTGTTACTGATCCGTTAAGTATATCGGAGAAACAAATTCAGACAGCGTCTCCGAAGCCATCTGATGACGACTCTGGGATCCAGGTGGAGACAAAAGGAAAGAAACCTAAAAGGAATATTCTAGATCAgtgtataaataaacaaacgcAAACAGGACTGCTTAGTGTAACAACGAAGCGATTAGCATCCTATCGTAAACCATCTACCAAGAAGCATCAAAAGGAATCAGATCTGAACAACAAAGTAAACGTAACACCAAAGCGTAAAATTTCTTCAGCTGTTAGCACCACTCCAAAGACCAATTCCTTGCCTTCATTAAATATTCCAACCTCCAGCAATTCAGACAAAGTAAGAGTTGAAGTCCAAGGGAaggtaaaaaattgtaataaaagtcttaTGAAGATATATCCAAGAGGGATGACTGATCGAAGATTCTTCTGTGAACCCTGTGGCAAGGGTTATAAGAAGAAATCTCATCTAGAACGGCATGTCAGAGTTCATACTGGGGAACGCCCATTCCAGTGCCCACATTGTGATAAGAGTTTTGCAGTTCGTTCAATTTTGAAACAGCATGTTCGAACGCATACAGGGGAGAAGCCTTATGCCTGTACTATATGTCACCAGCGTTTTCCACAGAAATCAGGTCTAATgactcatacaatgctacacacaGGCAAGCCGTTTAAATGTGATCGTTGTGATAAAGCTTTCGTCTCCAATCACAAGCTGCTTCAACATCTGAAAAGTCATGACGGACCCCGGAAATATACGTGTTCCACATgtggtacagagttcttcactGAAGGTGCAATGTTGCAACATGAGAAATCTCATAATCGTATGGCTCCGCACTTATGCATGATATGTGGTGAGCAATTCCAGCAAGAAACCCTTCTAAAGTTTCATCTGGATGAGCACTTACAGAAGTTCAATAGCATAGATGCTCCTGTTTAA